AAAAAGTCGATAAAGCCAAGAGCAAGGATATTGCCAATGCTTTGCAGGAGAAGAAATCGGTAGTTGACAAGGTTATCAAAGAACTGGCTAAAGAAGATCTGGTAGAGTTTCTGTATTTGGGGACTTCTTACGTCAAGCTAAAGGAGAAGGAAGACTGATGCAGAGCGGGTCGCTGCGGGATTGCTTCTTCAGCAGCGATCCGCTATACAGACCACCAGGAAAGGGGAAAAAGATTATGTATTTGGTTAGCGTTGATACGAACAAGTGTACGGGCTGTGGAGAATGTACAGAGGCCTGCCCTGCCAACATTCTGGAGGTTACGGACGGTACGGCTGAGGTTGTAGGCGAAGATTGCCTGGGATGTGAGAGCTGTGTGGCCGTCTGTCCTGCAGAGGCCGTTTCCGTACAGGAATTATAGGTGGAATTATCCTCCCGCACTGAATGGACTCTTGAATAAGCGTAGTATGGACATCCGAGATCGAGGTAGAAATGAAAGGCAAAACTGACTTGATCGGCAAAGCGCTGGTTTATAGGAGGAGCCTATAACTGCAGGCTCCTTACTCAAAAAAATATTAAAAATTTAAAAACAAAAACGGAGGTGCTTAAATTGCCATTCGTTGAGTTTGAAGGTCAAAAAATTGAGGTCGACGAGGACGGGTTCATTACGGATCCGGAGCTGTGGAACGAAAAACTGGCGGAGTTTTTGGCCAAAACGGAAGGTATCGAGGAATTAACGGAAGACCATTGGAAGGTAATCAGGTATTTAAACGAATACTACAAGAAGTATGGAATTGCCCCTATGGTAAGAAAGCTGTGTAAGGAAACGGGCTATGACATGAAGAAAATTTACGAACTCTTCCCCAGCGGCCCGGCCAAGGGTGCGTGTAAGATTGCCGGGCTACCTAAACCGACGGGTTGCGTGTAATGGATTTACTGGCTTTGCACATGTTTTGTAGTTCAGTAGGGGGTTTATTCCCCTACTGAATTTTTAGAAGGTCTAAGGAGGCTGCGGGATGCAAGGGAGAAAAAGGATAGTAATCATCGGTGGAGTAGCAACAGGCCCGAAGGTGGCTGCCCGGGCGCGGCGTTTGATGCCGGAAGCGGATATAACAGTGGTGGAGCGGGGGCGCCTTATCTCCTACGGTGCCTGTGGACTTCCCCTTTTTTTAGCAGGAATGGTTGGAGAAGTGAGCGAGCTGACTGCTACGCCATCAGGCATTAACCGGGATGTGGAGTATTTTGCTAAGGAAAAAAATATTAAATTTTTAACACGTACCCTGGCTAAATATATAGACCGGGCGAAGAAAGAGGTAATAATTTACGATTTGGAACGAAATGAAGAAAACAGTATTCAATACGATGAACTGGTTTTAGCTACTGGGGCAGAACCTGTCATTCCTCCCGTTCCGGGGACAAACCTAGAAGGGGTCCTAACCCTGCACCACCCTGATGATGCGGTGGCAATAAGAGCAGCCTTAGAAGCCGGGGCCCAAAATATAGTGATCATCGGCGGTGGACTCGTTGGTTTGGAGGCTGCCGACGCCCTGGTGGGTCCTAAGAGAAAGATTACTGTTATAGAGATGAAAGAGCATTTACTGGCCGGTGCATTGGACCCTGAGATTGCTCAATTAGTCCGGGACCAGGTGGAAATGCACGGCGTGTCAGTTCGGACGGGGGAGAGGTTAGTAGCTCTTGAGGGTGATGATGAAAGTAGAGTAACAAAGGTTATTACGGAACGGACATCGCTGCAAGCAGATTTGGTAATTCTAGCGTGCGGTGTTAAGCCCAATGTGGAATTAGCCCGGGAATGCGGGTTGGCTATCGGTAACACAGGGGCTATTTCCGTCAACGAATTTTTGCTTACCAGCGACCCCCATATTTATGCCGCAGGAGATTGCATCGAAAACAGGCACTTGGTAACTGGGGAACCGGTGTATGTACCGCTAGCCTCCACAGCCAATAAACAGGGTAGGGTAATCGGCAGCAATTTAGCCGGGTACCGGGAAAGGTATCCTGGGATACTGGGAACCACGGTGATGCAGATATTTGACTACAATGTAGGCAGGACAGGACTGACAGAAACAGAAGCCAGGGAGAAAGGATATCCAGTAACTAAGGCTTTGGTGGCAGGGCTGGATTCAGCTCACTATCATCCCATGCATGCGGGGGGCATCATAAAAGTGGTGGCCCATGCTGAAACGGGGAAGGTTTTGGGTGCCCAGGTGGTCGGTCCCGGCGAAGTAATTAAGAGGTTGGATGTTTTGGTAACCGCCATACAATTAGGGGCTAATATAGACCAAATTGCGAAGCTGGACTTGGGTTATGCTCCGCCCTTTGCTACCGCAATCGACCTGGGTATTTCTGCTGCTAATACTCTCAAAAATAAAACACAGGGGCTGGCTCAAGGCATCGGCCCTATAGAATTCGTGGAAATGCTAAACAGCCAAGAGCAATTTGTAATTTTGGATGTCAGGACCCCGGAGGAAGCCGATGACAGACCGCTGGCAGATGATAGAGTAGTGCACATTCCTCTTTATGAGCTGCGCCAAAGAATAGGTGAACTGCCAAAAGAGCGTAAAATCATCACCTTATGCGAATTGGGTGTCAGAGCCTATGAGGCAGTACGCATTTTAAAAGGGGAAAAATTTAATGATGTTGTCTTCCTGGAAGGCGGAGTTTTTGCTTTGCCCGCATCGCTAGTTAAAAAACCGTGATTTAGAAAGATGTTTATGTTTACAAGACAGCCTCAAAATGCATGTTGGAGAAGGGGCCGAAATAGGAGTGAGAAGTTCAAGCGGAAAGAGCAAGCAATAAAGAAATTAGCCGCCACCGGTTTGGTGTACCTTTCGAACAAAGGAGATGAGGGTTTATGGTGCAAAAGTTGGCCAATATACCGCGGCTGGTCATTTCCGCTCCCCAGGGACAATCGGGAAAAACAACAATAACCATAGGACTGATAGGGGCGTTGGTGGCTCGAGGCTTTTATGTACAACCCTTTAAAAAAGGCCCCGACTTCATCGACCCGAGCTGGCTGTCTTTGGTGGCAGGTCGATCCTGCCGTAATCTGGATTGTTTTTTTATGGATAATGATACCCTTGTAGGTTCTTTTGTGCAAGCAGCTGCAGGTGCGCATGTGGCAGTTATTGAGGGGGCCATGGGTCTGTATGACGGTATCGACCTGTATGGCAGTGGCAGTACCGCTCAGATAGCGAAAATAGTTAGGGCGCCGGTTTTGCTAGTGGTGGACTGCCGGCGCATGACCCGCAGTGTTGCCGCCATCGTGCGAGGGTTTAAAGATTTTGACCCCGATTTAAACGTGGCAGGAGTTATTCTCAACAATGTGGCTCGAAGCCGGCACCAAAAAATGCTTACCATGGCTATCGAAGAATACTGCGGTTTGCCAGTGCTGGGCTGTATTCCTAAATATAGCGGGTTGGTAATTCCTAACAGACACCTGGGGCTGATTCCTGCAGTGGAAAATGAAAACTTGCAGGCAGTTATAGACAGCATAGTGGCTGTTGCCCGGGAAAACCTAGACCTGGATAGGATAATGTATTTAGCTCGTCAAGCACCTAGTTTGATGATTCCTGGTAATATGAATAGCGACCGTTTGTCAAAGAAAGAGTGTACAACTATTGGCGTTATCAGGGACCGTTCCTTTACCTTCTATTACCCGGAAAATTTAGAGTGCCTGGAGCGGGCGGGAGCAAAGCTGGTATATATAGATGCCCTTGAGGCGACTACTTTACCGGACTTGGACGGGCTGTTTATCGGAGGAGGGTTTCCGGAAATTTTTGCTTCCCAACTGGCTGACAATCGGCTTTTACGTCATAGCATTGCCGAAAGGATTGAACAAGGATTACCAGTATATGCCGAGTGTGGTGGGTTGATGTACTTAGGACGAAGTATCATCAAGGAAGAACGGTCTTACCCGATGGTAGGGGTTCTACCCTTTGATGTAACCATGGAAGCAAAACCCCAGGGTCATGGTTATACCTTGATGCAGGTGGTACGACAAAACCCATTCTTTTCAGTAAATACCACTGTAAAAGGCCACGAATTTCACAACTCCCGTATAGTAAACCTAGACCAAACGCAGGTCAAGTTTGCTTTTAAAGTCCAGCGGGGTCACGGCATTGATGGAGAATGGGACGGCATCATTTACAAAAACCTGTTGGCTTCTTACAATCACATCCACGCCTTAGGGGTAAAGGGATGGGCGGAAAATTTTGTAGCGGCAGCCACAAATTATGCCCAAACCAAAGAAGTTTACGGGAAAAAGTCAAGAGCCGTGAGGGAGGTAATGTAATTGTTACTGCTAGTTTTTATGTATATATCCCTATTTGCTTTCATTATTTTATCTTTGTCTAAAGCAATGAAATACGCAAAGATGCCTATGCATAGCAGATGGGAGTTATATCCCGTCCCAAAAGAGAAGGGAAGAGGGGAATACGGTGGTTCTTACTATGAGGAAGTTAAATGGTGGGAAAAGCCAAGGGAGACTTCCTTGGCGGGAGAAATTAAAGAAATGCTCAAAGAAATGCTCTTTATTAAAAATTTGTTTATAAACCAAAGACCTTTATGGTGGCTTTCATATGCCCTCCACTTGGGTATCTATTTGTTAGCTTTATGGACTGTATTGTTATTTATTGGTGCTATTACAGAAATTGCTGGTTTGCCTATGGTTACCGAAACAGGTGTAAACAAGCACTGGTGGGCGGCTTTGATATATTATTGTACCTTATTTACTGGAAGTATAGGAACAATTCTCGCAGCTGTAGGAGCAGGAGGTTTATTTCTTAAAAGAGTTTTTAATGAAACACTGAAAAAGTATACAACTCCTCAGGAGTATTTTAACTTATTATTCATTTTTACCGTCTTAGTAACAGGACTCATAGTGTGGTCGTCCGACCCTGCTTTTAATTATGGCAGAGATATTATGAAAAGGCTGCTCACTTTCAGTGCGATTCAAGCAGACACTGCTCTCACGGTGCATATTGTCTTATTGGGACTTTTACTGATATATATTCCTTTATCTAAAATGAGTCATTACGTGGGTAAGTATTTTACTTTCCATAAAGTTTTATGGGACAACGACCCTAATTTACCCGGTAGTGAAGTAGAGAATAAAGTTAAGGAAGCTGGACGTTTTAAACCTAGCAAATCTTGGTCGGCTCCTCACTGTAAAACCGGTGAAACCAACTCACAGTAAGAAATTGTGATGGAGGAGAGGGAAAATGGTTAAAAATAGAGATTTAAAACCACAAGATATAGGTAGGCCTGGCGAGCAGTTAACTAAACTTGGTAAATTAATGGAATTGCCTGCTCCTTATGATGACCCTGATATGGAACCGCCTTTAACGGAGCCAAAAGATTCCTGGAAAGAAAAGCATTGTGCTTCACTTGACGGTTATATTGGAATAGATACGCTTACTAGACCTCAAACAAAAAAAGAAGAGGAAGAGTTCGTTAAGAAATTTTTGAGCGGGTTGGAGAAAATATTTTCTGATGAGACTAATAGAAATTTTATCCAGCCTTTATTACTTTCTTTTGAGTACTGTGCTAAATGTAATACTTGTTCAGAAGCCTGTCATGTGTACCAAGCAAGTGGCAAAAACGAAATTTATAGGCCTATCTTTCGTTCCGAGGTATTGAGAAAAATTGCCAAAAAATATTTTACAAAGAGCGGCAAAATATTAGGGAGATTTGTTGGTGCAGATATAAATGTTAATTGGGAGACAATTGCCAGGCTCGGAGAACTTGCTTACAGATGTAATCTATGTAGACGTTGTGCGCAAACATGTCCATTGGGCTTGGATAATGCTTTATTGGCCAGAGAGATTAGGAAAATATTTAGTCAGGAAATGGGAATAGCTCCCAAACCTCTTCATGAAAAGGGAACGATGTTACAATTAAAAACAGGCTCCACTACCGGTATTACTAAGCCCGCTCTTTTAGATATGATTGAGTTTATTGAGGAAGAGATTGAAGAAAAGACGGGCAAGAAGATTAAGATACCAATAGATAAAAAGGGTGCGGATATTCTTTTAGTTCACAATGCCGGTGAGTTCATGTCTTGGCCGGAAAACCCTGCTGCTTTTGCGATCTTGTTTGAAGAAGCAGGTTTAGATTGGACTTTGAGCAGTGAGATGATGGGATACGATAATGTTAATTACGGAATCTGGTATGATGATTTGCAAGCGAAAAAGATCGCTCTACAACAATTTAAGGTCGCCAAAGATCTGGGGGTCAATAGAATAGTAATTGGGGAGTGCGGTCATGCCCACAAGGCAGCTGCCGTAAGCATGGATAGAATAGTTACCGGTGAAGATAACATTCCTAGAGAGAGTTTTCTGCCCATTCTTTGGGATTTGGTAAAGACCAAAAAGCTTAAACTTGATCCTAGTAAGAATAATTTTCCCGTAACTTTGCATGACCCGTGTAATGTTGTTAGGATGATGGGGGTTGTTCAACCTCAAAGGAATATTTTAAAAGCAATTTGTCCGCAGTTTAGAGAAATGACTCCTCATGGAGTACACAACTATTGCTGCGGTGGTGGAAGTGGTTTTGCTATTATGAATTATATGAATTTTCCCGAGTTTAGGAACAAAGTTAGTAGTAGAATGAAGTTCAAGCAAATACTAGATGCATTTCAAGATACAGTTAAAGATCCCGGCATCCCTAAATATGTTTGTGCGCCATGTTCCAATTGTAAAGGTACAATGAGAGATTTATTGGAGTATTATGGGGCAACTGAGAAGTTTAACATTCATTACGGCGGTTTAGTTGAGTTAACGGTAAATGCTCTTGTCGATATAAAAAACCCGTTCTTAGAGTTTCTACAAGAATAGGTAAATAGCTTTGTTAAGCCCAGCAGGATACGTTTTTGCCGGGGTAGAATATATAGGGTGAAAAGTTAAAGCACGAGGCTGGGGAGATAGAAATGAAAAAAACACGCATAGCGGTTGTACAAATGCAGGCTAAAACAGGTAAGGTAAAGGAGAATCTAAGGAAGATTGAACAATTCGTAAAAGAAGCTGCTACCAAAAACGTTGATATTATTTGTTTTCCTGAACTATGCGTCCAAGGATATAACCGAGAAAAAGCCCGATTAACAGCGGAACCTATTCCAGGCGAAAGTGCTCTGACTATTAGCAAGCTAGCCCAGAAAGCGAATATGGTTATATTGGTAGGTATGGCAGAAAAGTCTAGCAGCGAGAAGCCCTTGATTACGCAGCTTGTTGCTTTTCCTAATGGCAAACTAGGAAAGTATAGTAAAACACACCTGGGCAAGAGTGAGCTGCCGTATTTTACTCCGGGCCACAATCTTCCAGTATTTTCGACAGATAAGGCAAAGTTTGGTATTCAAATATGTTGGGACCTGCATTTTCCAGAGGTAACAGCAATTCTTTCCTTAAAAGGAAGCGAGATTATTTTTGCTCCCCACGCCTCCCCTGTTACCGTGGGTAATCGTCGGGACATCTGGAAAAAATATCTATTGGCTCGAGCTTATGATAACTCCGTGTTTGTAGCAGCTTGTAACCTGATAGGTTACGATGGAGTGGGGCAAAGTTTTTGTGGCGGGGCCATGGTAATTGATCCAAAGGGCAATGTGATAGCGGAAGCTTTTAATGGAAAAGAAGAACTATTAGTAGTTGACCTTGACCCCGCTACTATAAATACAATCCGCCTGCAGAAAGCAAAGTCTATGAGCGGTACCTTCTATTTGCAAGCTAGGAGGCCCGAACTGTACGGCGACCTAATTAAATACTAGGTATATCCTGCCGCGGGCAAATATTGATACACCTGGGAAACAGTTCTGGCGGTTGGTTGTTTCATCC
This region of Calderihabitans maritimus genomic DNA includes:
- a CDS encoding respiratory nitrate reductase subunit gamma yields the protein MLLLVFMYISLFAFIILSLSKAMKYAKMPMHSRWELYPVPKEKGRGEYGGSYYEEVKWWEKPRETSLAGEIKEMLKEMLFIKNLFINQRPLWWLSYALHLGIYLLALWTVLLFIGAITEIAGLPMVTETGVNKHWWAALIYYCTLFTGSIGTILAAVGAGGLFLKRVFNETLKKYTTPQEYFNLLFIFTVLVTGLIVWSSDPAFNYGRDIMKRLLTFSAIQADTALTVHIVLLGLLLIYIPLSKMSHYVGKYFTFHKVLWDNDPNLPGSEVENKVKEAGRFKPSKSWSAPHCKTGETNSQ
- the dsrK gene encoding sulfate reduction electron transfer complex DsrMKJOP subunit DsrK; this translates as MVKNRDLKPQDIGRPGEQLTKLGKLMELPAPYDDPDMEPPLTEPKDSWKEKHCASLDGYIGIDTLTRPQTKKEEEEFVKKFLSGLEKIFSDETNRNFIQPLLLSFEYCAKCNTCSEACHVYQASGKNEIYRPIFRSEVLRKIAKKYFTKSGKILGRFVGADINVNWETIARLGELAYRCNLCRRCAQTCPLGLDNALLAREIRKIFSQEMGIAPKPLHEKGTMLQLKTGSTTGITKPALLDMIEFIEEEIEEKTGKKIKIPIDKKGADILLVHNAGEFMSWPENPAAFAILFEEAGLDWTLSSEMMGYDNVNYGIWYDDLQAKKIALQQFKVAKDLGVNRIVIGECGHAHKAAAVSMDRIVTGEDNIPRESFLPILWDLVKTKKLKLDPSKNNFPVTLHDPCNVVRMMGVVQPQRNILKAICPQFREMTPHGVHNYCCGGGSGFAIMNYMNFPEFRNKVSSRMKFKQILDAFQDTVKDPGIPKYVCAPCSNCKGTMRDLLEYYGATEKFNIHYGGLVELTVNALVDIKNPFLEFLQE
- a CDS encoding 4Fe-4S binding protein, with the protein product MYLVSVDTNKCTGCGECTEACPANILEVTDGTAEVVGEDCLGCESCVAVCPAEAVSVQEL
- a CDS encoding cobyrinate a,c-diamide synthase gives rise to the protein MVQKLANIPRLVISAPQGQSGKTTITIGLIGALVARGFYVQPFKKGPDFIDPSWLSLVAGRSCRNLDCFFMDNDTLVGSFVQAAAGAHVAVIEGAMGLYDGIDLYGSGSTAQIAKIVRAPVLLVVDCRRMTRSVAAIVRGFKDFDPDLNVAGVILNNVARSRHQKMLTMAIEEYCGLPVLGCIPKYSGLVIPNRHLGLIPAVENENLQAVIDSIVAVARENLDLDRIMYLARQAPSLMIPGNMNSDRLSKKECTTIGVIRDRSFTFYYPENLECLERAGAKLVYIDALEATTLPDLDGLFIGGGFPEIFASQLADNRLLRHSIAERIEQGLPVYAECGGLMYLGRSIIKEERSYPMVGVLPFDVTMEAKPQGHGYTLMQVVRQNPFFSVNTTVKGHEFHNSRIVNLDQTQVKFAFKVQRGHGIDGEWDGIIYKNLLASYNHIHALGVKGWAENFVAAATNYAQTKEVYGKKSRAVREVM
- a CDS encoding TusE/DsrC/DsvC family sulfur relay protein, with protein sequence MPFVEFEGQKIEVDEDGFITDPELWNEKLAEFLAKTEGIEELTEDHWKVIRYLNEYYKKYGIAPMVRKLCKETGYDMKKIYELFPSGPAKGACKIAGLPKPTGCV
- a CDS encoding nitrilase family protein, with translation MKKTRIAVVQMQAKTGKVKENLRKIEQFVKEAATKNVDIICFPELCVQGYNREKARLTAEPIPGESALTISKLAQKANMVILVGMAEKSSSEKPLITQLVAFPNGKLGKYSKTHLGKSELPYFTPGHNLPVFSTDKAKFGIQICWDLHFPEVTAILSLKGSEIIFAPHASPVTVGNRRDIWKKYLLARAYDNSVFVAACNLIGYDGVGQSFCGGAMVIDPKGNVIAEAFNGKEELLVVDLDPATINTIRLQKAKSMSGTFYLQARRPELYGDLIKY
- a CDS encoding FAD-dependent oxidoreductase; the encoded protein is MQGRKRIVIIGGVATGPKVAARARRLMPEADITVVERGRLISYGACGLPLFLAGMVGEVSELTATPSGINRDVEYFAKEKNIKFLTRTLAKYIDRAKKEVIIYDLERNEENSIQYDELVLATGAEPVIPPVPGTNLEGVLTLHHPDDAVAIRAALEAGAQNIVIIGGGLVGLEAADALVGPKRKITVIEMKEHLLAGALDPEIAQLVRDQVEMHGVSVRTGERLVALEGDDESRVTKVITERTSLQADLVILACGVKPNVELARECGLAIGNTGAISVNEFLLTSDPHIYAAGDCIENRHLVTGEPVYVPLASTANKQGRVIGSNLAGYRERYPGILGTTVMQIFDYNVGRTGLTETEAREKGYPVTKALVAGLDSAHYHPMHAGGIIKVVAHAETGKVLGAQVVGPGEVIKRLDVLVTAIQLGANIDQIAKLDLGYAPPFATAIDLGISAANTLKNKTQGLAQGIGPIEFVEMLNSQEQFVILDVRTPEEADDRPLADDRVVHIPLYELRQRIGELPKERKIITLCELGVRAYEAVRILKGEKFNDVVFLEGGVFALPASLVKKP